From Rhododendron vialii isolate Sample 1 chromosome 10a, ASM3025357v1, the proteins below share one genomic window:
- the LOC131304268 gene encoding 8-hydroxygeraniol dehydrogenase-like codes for MGKAPEKEHPVKAFGWAARDTSGVLSPFNFSRRVTGDEDVRFKILYCGICHSDLHSLKNEWGNSTYPLLPGHEVVGVVTEVGSKIQKYKVGDRVGVGCMVGACHTCENCENDLENYCPKMILTYKSVNYDGTKTYGGYSDHMVANERYIVRIPDNLPLDAAAPLLCAGITTYSPLRYYGLDKPGTKVGVVGLGGLGHVAVKFAKAFGAIVTVISTSLRKKREAIEVFGADSFLVSTNPDEMQAAMGTLDGIIDTVSAVHALVPLLSLLKSHGKIIMVGAPDKPLELPVFPLIIGRKTIAGSCIGGMKETQEMIDFAGKHNITPLIEVIPMDYVNTAMERLVKADVKYRFVLDVGNTLKAA; via the exons ATGGGGAAGGCGCCGGAAAAAGAGCACCCAGTGAAGGCATTCGGATGGGCGGCCAGAGACACTTCTGGAGTCCTCTCTCCTTTCAACTTCTCCAGAAG GGTAACAGGAGATGAGGATGTGAGGTTCAAGATTTTGTATTGTGGGATTTGCCACTCTGATCTTCACAGTTTGAAGAATGAATGGGGAAATTCCACTTACCCCCTTCTCCCTGG GCATGAGGTTGTGGGAGTGGTGACCGAGGTTGGCAGCAAGATACAGAAGTACAAAGTTGGAGACAGAGTGGGGGTGGGTTGCATGGTTGGAGCCTGTCACACATGTGAAAACTGTGAGAACGACCTCGAAAACTACTGTCCCAAAATGATACTCACATACAAATCCGTGAATTATGATGGAACCAAGACATACGGAGGTTATTCTGATCACATGGTCGCTAACGAGCGCTATATCGTTCGGATTCCTGACAATCTGCCTCTTGATGCTGCTGCTCCCCTCCTCTGTGCTGGGATCACGACTTACAGCCCACTGAGATATTATGGGCTTGATAAGCCTGGTACGAAAGTGGGTGTGGTGGGGCTAGGTGGGTTGGGCCATGTGGCTGTTAAATTTGCCAAGGCTTTCGGGGCTATAGTGACCGTTATAAGTACCTCCCTGCGCAAGAAGCGGGAAGCTATTGAAGTATTTGGTGCCGATTCATTCTTAGTCAGCACTAATCCAGACGAAATGCAG GCTGCTATGGGTACGTTGGATGGCATCATTGACACAGTATCTGCAGTTCATGCGCTGGTACCATTGTTGTCTCTATTGAAGTCTCATGGAAAGATCATCATGGTTGGTGCTCCAGATAAGCCACTCGAGTTACCAGTCTTTCCTTTGATTATTG GGAGGAAGACCATCGCTGGAAGTTGCATTGGTGGTATGAAGGAGACGCAAGAGATGATCGATTTTGCAGGAAAGCACAACATAACTCCACTAATTGAGGTCATTCCAATGGACTATGTGAACACAGCTATGGAACGTCTCGTCAAAGCTGATGTTAAATACCGATTTGTCCTTGACGTTGGAAACACACTTAAAGCTGCATAG